DNA from bacterium:
TGAAATGCAGATGCTGCCGGCTTCAACCAGCTCCGCCGATGCTGCGACCCGGGCCGAACTGTCGACGCTTCCGATCGGAAAGAGCGCAGCATCGTCCCTGAGCAACGCAACATTATTGAGTAGCAGATCCCAGGGCCAGGTAAACGGCGCTTCCTCCACGTCCTCCGTCACCGTATCGAAAGTATCGAGTGCCGGCAGCGTACCGGAATCATGCGCGAGTTCTTCACGCAGCAGGCCGGATGTGAGCCATGCGTGCAGCTTTTCCCGCAGTGCATCACTTACCACGGTTGCAGCAACCAGCCGTTGCCCGTGAACGAAGAGCCTGTCTTTGTCACGATGTTTTTCAATGCGCGTGACAAGAGCGGGGCGCAGGATGGCGGAGCCACTGATATAGAGATCCGCATCTGTTTTCGCATTCACCGGCAGACCGCTCCGTTCCTCCATCACCGCCCGCAGGCCCATACGGGTGAACAGGCGAAGTTCTTCATTCCCGAAGTACTTTGCGATTCTCTCACGCAACGTGAATATCCCGCTGCGAAGATCAAAATCAGGATTGACGTGTGTCAGCGGCAGCAGTGTTGAAATAGAAACGTCTTCGAAAAGACAGATGGCCATGGGGGTTACGCGGTTCTGTGAGAAAGAAATGTAAGCATCTGTAAGCGTAATGACAACAGCAAGATAGCTCCATTCTCCCCTGCCCCCCAACAACACACCGCCTTCCTGTGTACAAACAGAAAGGCGGTGGTGCATGCTCTGCTACTGCAGCATCCCGGGGGAGACTGCTCAATCGAGGAGATAGTCTTCCTCGGAGTACAGTTTCATGGTGAACAGGAGATTTCGCATGATTTCGCGATACTCCTGCACCTCTGGCGCGAGGCGAATGGTCTCCTTGTACTCAAGAAACGCATCGGTGTAGAGTCCGCGCTGCTCAAAATAGATGCCGCGAATCAGATGAAGTGTGACCTCGTCTGCTCCCATGGAGTTGAGCTCGGTATCGAGATTCTTCAGTTCCTGGTTGATTGCCGCCACGGTGTCTTTTGCGAGGATGCGAAAACTCTGGATATCGCTTTCCATACCATCACTCAGACGGGTAATACGCCAGTGGTAGTGTTTCTCGGGTTCGAGGGGAGGAAGCTCAGACGGCATGTAGCGAAAGCGGTCGTCCCCAAAACGTGAGCGCGCGATAATATTGAACGCATCATCAAGCAGAATGAACTCGTACTGCTTTGCATCTTCAGCATCCACCCACTGAAACAGAGGCTCAGGGGTCATGACAGCGTATTTGGGAAATACTGCAGAAAATACATCGAGATTGCCACGTACGGCGCCATACACCGGAGCATCCTTTTTGTCACGGGATTTCTTCATCTGCCGGGCCGCGTACTGCATGATGGATCCCGTTGCCATTTCGCCGGCATTTCTACCCTTGATGGCTTTGAAATCCTTCAAAACCCGTTCCTCATGCGCATCAATACTGACCAGCCGGGTCTGGTCCATCATCAGCTTGACATAACTCGCGTAGGCAGTGCGTACCCTGTCACTCTTCCCCAGCACATCACCGACGCGCACCTTGCTCCATTCACCTTTCCCACCTTTCTTGAACGTCACATCTCCTTTCACGCTCATCACGAGAAAGGAATCCTGTGCCATCGCATGCTGCACGAACAACAGTGCTGCAACAAGTATCAGACTAATTCTCAAACGTTTCATTCTATTCTCTCCAAGCAGTGTACGTCAAGTTCCGTGGAAGCTCGTCTTCTTCATTTCATCAAATCCCGATATGCAGTTTCTGCATAATTGCTCTCCTCATAATGGAATTATGCAGTTTCTGCATAAAAATCCAGGATTTCGACTACAGTCGACCGGGACAAAACGGGTTCGCAGTTGGGACCGACACCGAAATACGCGGGATAAGGCTGCAATCCGTGCTGTTTTCGCATCAATCCGCCCAGAACAAAGAGCTCGTTTTTTCTGTGAAGTTTGCATTCCGCGTGGACACAGAGCGGTGAAAGACGGACTGGATGCGATTGATGTGTTCCTTTACGATAGACACCGGCACGGAGTTCCCGAAAAATGCCCTCTTCCTCCGGGGACAGGGTGAGTGTACCGAGTCCATGAGAGCGCCCATTATCATCAACCGTGAACAGCGGCACATCCAGGTAACTACGAAGCAGCTGCTCCCAGAGCATGCGTACGCGTGGCAGCAGCAGTTCCCATTCGTCGAACACTACGAATTCATTGAATGTCTGCAGCTCAGTGGAAAGAAAGGCCTCCTTCACTGCACTTTCCCGCATACGTTCCTCTTTCTTTCCATCGAGAAAGAGCAGGAAATGTCGCAGTTCCCGCGCCATGTCGGTATCTGCCTGCAAACGTGCCGATAGCTCCGGGATGCGCTGCTGCCAGTCATCGAGCCTGGAATGCAATGCGGACGGTTTCCAATCCTCACGTGCTTCGGCTTCTGCGAGACAAACGGCATGTGCGAACACCGGCAACACCTCCGCTGCATGCAGCAGCCGCGTGTGTGCGATGAATGGCTCGTTGTCTTCAAAAGCGACACACATGACTTCGGACAGCGGATTTGCCGTGTGGCAC
Protein-coding regions in this window:
- a CDS encoding DUF928 domain-containing protein; this encodes MKRLRISLILVAALLFVQHAMAQDSFLVMSVKGDVTFKKGGKGEWSKVRVGDVLGKSDRVRTAYASYVKLMMDQTRLVSIDAHEERVLKDFKAIKGRNAGEMATGSIMQYAARQMKKSRDKKDAPVYGAVRGNLDVFSAVFPKYAVMTPEPLFQWVDAEDAKQYEFILLDDAFNIIARSRFGDDRFRYMPSELPPLEPEKHYHWRITRLSDGMESDIQSFRILAKDTVAAINQELKNLDTELNSMGADEVTLHLIRGIYFEQRGLYTDAFLEYKETIRLAPEVQEYREIMRNLLFTMKLYSEEDYLLD